TGCTGAGTCAGTGAGTCTGAGGGCTCTGGACACCACCAATAACAGGGAAGAATGTACAATACAGTATTCCAATAAtgactctgtctctctctctctattacatttaataactcTCCTGCAGTTCTTTCTTTTTCAATATTCAGGATTCACATACATAGAATCTATGCTTCACATAGCactgttttcttattttttttatgtttatatatctctctctgtctcttattttttctcttttgaaaAACCCTTTGTATGTCCCTGCACCTTGAGGGGTATCTCGATAAAACACTGaatatgtgtgtgcgtgcttGTTGTCAAAAGCAAGTTACCTGAAGATCCATGTCGTTCTTTTCCAGAGTTATTCCCCATGTTACCAACAGCTTGATTCACTCTAGAGGAtgagtcaaaaataaaaaaaaataatacacagtTTATACACACATGTGGTCTATATCCAACTCTTTATCCAGTCTTCAAATAACAAAGTGGTGTTGCCAAAGTCACATCTGAAAAACTCTAAAGATATGACAAAAAGATTTTATAATAGTATCTCTGCTCATACCGAATTCAGATATATTCAGAAAGCTCTCCACCAATGGTAGGAAAATTTGAATGAGGTTTGTGGTAAAGTTTGCATGAAAATGCAAAAGCCCATGGACGGTGCTAAACTTACACTGCTGCGAGAGCGAGGAGGAGTACATAGATGAGGGAAGACCAGGGAGTGTTTTAACACATTTAGTTTCAATGTCAATTCAAAGTAATTAACATATAGAGACATAGACTAACAATCCGTTTGACttattaattttcagttttttttttactggtcgTCATAATATAAAGACTACTGATAAATGGCACCATTTGGTTGGTCTCTACAGAACAGCACCCAACAATGCCATTACATCACTGTACGTTCAAGAGGTAAAGTAAATTGTATTGTTTGCATAATACCTTTTTATAGCCATTCAGTCTTAAGTGAACAATGTATAGGATTTTGAACTTACTCAGAGAGAACCAAAACAAACATGGAATTAAATTTGCTACCATTTTGATCCAAATAGAACTTAGCATACATAAGCATTActgttattaatataaatactactaataacaattataataacgTACAtgttcttcatttttatttattaaaataataataaaccactacctttttttgtaatttctaatTGGATAAAACGTACCGCGTTACAACACAGTCTCTCCTACACACTTTAATATCACTTACAATAGCACTTTAATGAACTAGCAACTTTTAACTAAGTTAATGAAGtcgtaataacaacaacaacgttAAAGTAagataataaaaacaaagtattaACAGATCACACGGACAGAGAGTATTACGAAGGAAAATTAACGCATATCATTCTTAAACAAATGACTAATATAAACCTATACGATAACGAAAACAATAATATTGGATAGTTTTTGTTGCTTACACACCTAATCGAAGATCTTGTATTCACCGGGACTGACTTCCAAGTTTTACATGTTGTCGCTGGTGGAGTCGCACCGCTTCACGGGACGAGAGCAGATCCTGAGCAGGCTGCAGGATGTGGGTATGAAGCCCGGTTAAAAACTGTCCTTTTGCCCCCTCCTGAGGACTGAGAAGTAGCCTACTACTGGAGACAGCGTGAACTAGAGCTAAAACTTCATTCAAATGATCTTACTGTCCTCAGCTTTTGAAGGAGCGACAGATCACATTTTCCAGCCTGTGTAAATGTAAACACCCTGACTTTCTTTGCATCAGGAGTCACGTGTGAGCACATTCTTCTCATAAACGTAAACATTAAGGGTTTATGCTAATTCAGGGGTgtgatttaatttataaagcTTAACGAATACTACAGGCCACCTGTCAGTTCACCTCAACCTTAACTTCTGACCTAATGCTGACCTTAATCCTAATTTAAAGGCTTACCTTGAGGACTGAGCAACGGAAGTTTAAGATAATGTTGTTTAGCCTATATCTTATCAGACCTGCACTGCAGGAAAAACATATAACACGAattgactttaaaataaaaaaaattaaattattattatttattttttagttttagttattagcataaaatgtaaattcatacACTGTTAGAtgtatacaatatttttatttcttgtttataACAGACATTGTTATTAGGACTGTAATACAGTAGTGATATAAAACAGCTAAAGCAagtatttaaaaagattatacaTAATACAAAACAAAGCACAACAATATGCATTAAGTTTCATTCTGTGTGCTATACAGTACTGTTCTTGAACACACTGTAGACGTGAGAGCCAAACAGAAAAATCAGCTCCTGACTCATTTACAGCCTACCTGTATATTTACATCTCATTAACAAGCCCTAGTAAATAAATTCAGCAGACTAATCTTCAGGAAGTGGTTTAGCTTAGGAAACATGCCTGTCACAGTGGGTGTTATTGTGACTGTATATACATTTCTAAGTAAAGAGCCAGTCATCAGGATGTCATTGTCAGACATGCAAATTATGGCTGGTATGTGGGCTTGATTCAGCAAATTAATATTCAGGggatttcacaatattgcatgACCAGTGACAGCGCCCAAGCATGACATCATCATACCAGTATGCTTGTATATTTAAacagatttcttttttaaattgcagGTCATTTTTTATCGAGGATGTCAACTTAATGTATGACTCATCAGCAAACCGACAGTTGGTGTTTATCACAGATCTGCTGAATCATTTGTGCAACTTTGGCCAACctcataaatacatacaatgtAATCAGGGCTAACCGGCTTTTTTGTACAAAGGCACTTTCCAAATAACTACAGATTACATTATTGACTATGCTCCATCTTACACAGTAAGACCTCACAAGTCCCTTGTATGGCTaacgtatttttttttctttcatacaCCAGGTGATGCCTTCACAGGTTGCTCGGTGTCACCTGTGTTTTTGATTGGTTGATCCTGTTCATCTTTTTTGATGGGCGCCATGGCAGGATTGGTAGAAGCCATACGGGTTCGACCTGGGGAACTCGGGCTTTGGAGATTAATGGCAGGTTTAGACATCCAGTTCAGGATGCGTGTGGAGGGACGGTGGTGAACAGCGAGTTGGCGAGAGCTGTATCCAGACATCGCAATTCCCAACACACCCAGAAAAACAGCCACCCGTGGCACTGCAAGATCGTGAGCTCTTTGGGTCACAGTCTGTACGGCGGACGTCTGAAAGAAAGTGGAAATACATGGTTATATTGTAGAATGAACTGACAAACATTAACCTTCAGGTGATGTTTTATTAGGAACACCATAAACTGCTTGACTGATGActcatttcaaatgtttaaataattacagaatACAATAAAGTAAATTATGATAATTGTATAACAACTTAAAATGGAttgtaattacaatatttttccaATGTAGTAATGGCTAATTAAAAGCCTTATGGGAGATAATAGCGATTCAAATCAGAGCATGTGAAACGTTGTAGAAATTCTTGAATTATAGAACAAAATGATGATTCACTATTAAACCAACATTCATTTAGCTTTGAGTTTAATCCTGCggttaaatacacatacattcaCAAAGCTGCAGATTATTCATTTACAGTTGTCTTTACTTCCATGCAGTTTCAGTTATTCATAAATAACCTTCACATCTGCCCAGATTATTTTACTCACCTGCAAGCAGCGGATATATCCTGAAGTAGGACGTGGAAGACCAAAAAACATATCACTTTAGTCACTAGACCTCGGAGCTTTGTTTGTGAGCAGGATCTCTTCCTCTGGTTCCTTGTTTCTTTCCTTTCTGACAGGAAGAGGCTTCTCAGAGGttagagctcgctcaggtaggACTACACGTCTGCGAATGTTTTGCCCTGATCAGAGCTTATATAGAGAGAGGCCCCATCTGTCTGCCTCGCTCTCAATGAGATTACCAAATTGAGGCTAGCACGCACCTGGACATGCTAGCTATGACGACAGCGGCGGCAGTGAGGAATACGGGGTTAAGTTGTTGTGAAGGACGACATCCTTGTATAGCTTGGCATGAGTAAAGCCGGAAAAGGCTATACAGTCTAGTCAGACAGGTTAGAGGTGACCCAGTtatcagaaccaaaccaaaccaaaatttaattaaaaactaaacaaaacaaaacaaagcaccaattaaaataaaaaacaaaggtcaaaagtttacatacaccttgcagaatctgcaatatgttaaattatttaccaaaatatgagggattatacaaaatccatgttatttttatttagaaccaacctgaataggatatttcacatagaagttTACATagagtccacaagaaaaaatagtagctgaatttataaaaattaccctgttcaaaagtttacatacacttgtttcttaatactgttgttacctgactgatccacagctgtttttttgtttagtgatagttgttcatgagtcccttgtttgtcctgaacagttaaactgcctgctgttcttcagaaaaatccttcaggtcccacaaattctttggtttttcagcattttggtgtatttgaaccctttccaacattgacTATGATTTTGCtatccgtcttttcacactgagaacaactaagggactcatatgcgacTATTACAGGAGGTAAatatggtaaatattttttgtagcttctggagggcagtactgaatgaaaaaaaaaaaaaaatatttaggcaaaataagaaaaatgtacacatcttcattctgttcaaaagttttcaccctggctcttaatgctttgtgtttccttctggattgtcagtgagtgtttgaaccttctgtaatagttgcatatgagtccctcagttgtccttagattaaaaagatggatctcaaaatcataattattgcTAATTActaattgttggaaagggttcaaatacacaaaaatactgaaaaaccaaagaatttgtgtgacctgaagtatttttctgaaaaacagcgggcagattaactgttcaggacaaacaagggactcataaacacttatcactaaacaaaaaactgtggatcattcagttaaTGATTGAGAAtcaagaatcaagcatatgtaaacttttaaacagggtcattttttataaattcaacttttattttctcttgtggactatatgtaaacatcttttatgtgaaatatcttattcaggtcagtactacatcaaaaataacatgcagtttttgtatgatccctcttattttggtaaaataattaacattttgcagattctgcatggtgtatgtaaacttttgaccttaactgcaTATGAGGCCATCATATCTCTCAAGCGTCAGCCTTTCTGGTTAGAAGTCAAACTCTAACTGAAGAGTGAAttcacactaccattcaaaagtagtttttgaaagaagtctcttatgctcaccacggctgcatttatttgatcaaaatatagcaaaaactgtaatattgtgaaatactgttAGAATtgaaaatatagtttattcctgtaatgcaaagcaaaaattttttggcatcattacagtcttcagtgtcacatgatccttcagatctCTTTTGTTATGCTGTTTATcttaatatgctgttttgctgctaaagaaaaagttattattattatcagtgttgaaaacagttgtaatgcataatatttttatggaattgaattgatttttaatgagACTTTCATGTAGCCCAAACAGTAATAAAaggtaataaatgtaataaaaacgaatactttctttcaaaaaattttCTCTgggaacatttatttgaaatataattttttggtaaacaatgtaaaagtctattgttacctttaaaaaaaaatcttactgaccccagacttgTGGATGCAAACGAAAACAGTATATTGTAGATATTTCTGCCACcattttgtcttatttattCACCTAGTTAAATATCTGATTGTTGCTACACTTCAAAATGAACCTGTCTGGAGTTTTGCCTCAGGGTAGAGAACATAATAAACAGGGGACAGCAGAATATTGTCTTTCCCAATACAGTACTATGGACCCTTCAGCCGTACAATGTTTTATCTGTCTGTGAGTTCAGGGTCTCACTGGGGTCCGACAAATCTTGGGTTTTACGAGGACCTGTTAAATAAAACGACCTCACTCTGTGGTAGATCATTTagtatg
Above is a genomic segment from Labeo rohita strain BAU-BD-2019 chromosome 17, IGBB_LRoh.1.0, whole genome shotgun sequence containing:
- the zgc:193593 gene encoding uncharacterized protein zgc:193593 — translated: MFFGLPRPTSGYIRCLQTSAVQTVTQRAHDLAVPRVAVFLGVLGIAMSGYSSRQLAVHHRPSTRILNWMSKPAINLQSPSSPGRTRMASTNPAMAPIKKDEQDQPIKNTGDTEQPVKASPGV